The region CAACGGGCTGCCCCGCCCCAGTGGAGTGCCGCCGTGAGCAAGAGTACCGAAGGCGAAAAGCCCAGTCGTGGCTTTAATCTAACTGAGTTTTTCCGCGAAACCAAGGAAGAACTCAATAAAGTGGTGTGGCCCGATCGCCAGCGCCTGATTGGCGAATCTGCGGCAGTCATTCTCATTGTTTCCCTTTCCGCTGCTGTCATCTACCTAGTGGATGAACTCTTTCGTTGGCTGGCCACACTGATTTTTTAGACAGCCAAAGATTTCTACGAGTACGCGCCTATGGTGAGTGAATTTACTGATCATGCCGATCTGGACGATCCCCTTGACGATACCGTTGAAGTGTCGGAAGGGGAGCAAGCGGGTAAGGTCAAACGGTTTTGGTATGCCGTGCAAGTAGCCTCTGGCTGCGAAAAAAAAGTGAAAAGCACCATCGAGCAGCGGCTCCATACGCTGGATGTGGCCGATCGCATCTTTCGCATTGAAATTCCCCAAACCCCCGTCATCAAAATCAAAAAAGATGGCTCGCGGCAAACCATTGAGGAAAAAGTTTTTCCCGGTTATGTGCTCGTCCAAGTGCGGGCACAGCAATCTCCCGAAACCGGCGAATGGCAAATTGATGATGAAGCTTGGCAGGTGATTAAAAACACCCCCAATGTGATTAACTTTGTCGGTGCTGAGCAGCGCCGCAGTACAGGCCGGGGACGCGGTCATGTCAAGCCTATGCCCCTGAGTCCAGCCGAAGTGGAGCGTATCTTCCGCAAAGCCCAAGAACAAGAACCGGTTCACCGCATTGATCTCAACAGTGGTGATAAGATCAAAGTTCTCAATGGTCCCTTTAAGGACTTTGAGGGCGAGGTAATTGAAGTCAGTGCTGAGCGCAGCAAACTGAAAGCATTACTCTCGATTTTTGGCCGCGAAACGCCGGTCGAACTCGAAGTCACTCAAGTGGAAAAAGTAGATTAGGACGCTAACTCACTATGGCGAAAAAGGTCGTCGCAGTTATTAAACTGGCCATTCAAGCAGGTAAAGCCAACCCTGCTCCCCCCATTGGTCCAGCCCTTGGTCAGCACGGTGTGAACATCATGATGTTCTGTAAAGAGTACAATGCGCGCACCGCCGATCAAGTGGGGATGGTGGTTCCCGTTGAAATTTCGGTCTATGAAGATCGCAGTTTCACCTTTGTTCTCAAAACGCCGCCCGCTTCCGTACTGATCCAAAAAGCTGCTGGCATTGAAAAGGGCTCCGGCGAACCCAATAAGAAAAAAGTGGGCAGCATCACCCGTGCCCAACTGCGGGAAATTGCTGAGAAGAAAATGCCGGATCTGAATGCTAACGATATTGAAGCGGCCATGCGCATTATCGAGGGCACGGCCCGCAATATGGGTGTGACCATTACCGACTAAAGCTTTTTGAGTGTGTGCCTGTTGAGTCCTTTGTTGTGTTGGGGGAGAAACGTTGTTTCGTTGGTACCCCGTGGAGGTAAATTCTGATGCGTAAACTCTCGCGACGACTGCGCGAACTCTATGCCAAGGTGGAGGATCGTCCCTACGCTCCCCTTGAGGCCCTACAACTGCTCAAGGAAACGGCCACCGCTAAATTTCCTGAATCGGCGGAGGCCCACATCCGCTTGGGCATTGATCCAAAATATACCGATCAACAATTGCGTACTACCGTGGCGCTCCCCAAGGGCACCGGTCAAACCATTCGCGTGGCGGTGATTGCCCGTGGTGAAAAAGTGACCGAAGCGAGTGCCGCCGGCGCCGATGTTGTCGGTTCAGAGGAGCTGATTGACGAAATTCAAAAGGGGCGGATGGACTTTGACCTCCTCATTGCCACCCCCGATATGATGCCCCAAGTGGCCAAAGTGGGTCGGATTCTGGGGCCACGGGGACTCATGCCATC is a window of Thermosynechococcus vestitus BP-1 DNA encoding:
- the rplK gene encoding 50S ribosomal protein L11; amino-acid sequence: MAKKVVAVIKLAIQAGKANPAPPIGPALGQHGVNIMMFCKEYNARTADQVGMVVPVEISVYEDRSFTFVLKTPPASVLIQKAAGIEKGSGEPNKKKVGSITRAQLREIAEKKMPDLNANDIEAAMRIIEGTARNMGVTITD
- the secE gene encoding preprotein translocase subunit SecE — translated: MSKSTEGEKPSRGFNLTEFFRETKEELNKVVWPDRQRLIGESAAVILIVSLSAAVIYLVDELFRWLATLIF
- the nusG gene encoding transcription termination/antitermination protein NusG — translated: MVSEFTDHADLDDPLDDTVEVSEGEQAGKVKRFWYAVQVASGCEKKVKSTIEQRLHTLDVADRIFRIEIPQTPVIKIKKDGSRQTIEEKVFPGYVLVQVRAQQSPETGEWQIDDEAWQVIKNTPNVINFVGAEQRRSTGRGRGHVKPMPLSPAEVERIFRKAQEQEPVHRIDLNSGDKIKVLNGPFKDFEGEVIEVSAERSKLKALLSIFGRETPVELEVTQVEKVD
- the rplA gene encoding 50S ribosomal protein L1: MMRKLSRRLRELYAKVEDRPYAPLEALQLLKETATAKFPESAEAHIRLGIDPKYTDQQLRTTVALPKGTGQTIRVAVIARGEKVTEASAAGADVVGSEELIDEIQKGRMDFDLLIATPDMMPQVAKVGRILGPRGLMPSPKAGTVTFDLPQAIQEFKAGKVEFRADRSGIVHVLFGKASFSAEDLLVNLKALQESIDRNRPSGAKGRYWRSVYVAATMGPSIQVDINALRELKLAEAA